The following proteins come from a genomic window of Ktedonobacterales bacterium:
- a CDS encoding cytochrome P450, producing the protein MNKATAASTNTQNKPLSLYHLLDPEVLANPYPLFHRLRSEDPVHWDPFLHAWVVTRYADIIWVFQHFSANRTPTPEQLEAMGLGALRPLAQLMVRQMLFLDPPAHGRVRGLASKAFTPRRVEILRGHIQDITNRLLDDIQTTGHMDVIADLGYPLPAIVTAELLGVPTSDWRQLTAWSGDFAQVLGNFQHNPDRVPQVLRTVDEMTAYFQAAVQEHRAHPRDGLISALIEAEVDGDRLTDDEIVANTIVTMVGGQETTTNLIGNGILTLLRHPDQLERLKADFSLIPSAVEELLRYESPSQQTARLAPDDVELGGKLIRKRQAVIAVMAAGNRDPERFPDPDRLDLGRQDNRHLAFAWASHFCFGAPLARIEGQVAFETVLRRMPNLSLDPPPLKWRDNLGLRGLTALPVSF; encoded by the coding sequence ATGAACAAAGCTACAGCAGCATCAACAAATACACAGAACAAACCGTTAAGTCTCTACCACCTGCTCGACCCGGAGGTGCTGGCGAATCCCTATCCTCTGTTCCACCGGCTGCGCAGCGAAGACCCCGTACATTGGGATCCCTTTCTGCACGCCTGGGTCGTGACCCGCTACGCCGACATCATCTGGGTCTTCCAGCACTTCTCCGCCAACCGCACGCCTACACCCGAACAGCTAGAAGCGATGGGCCTGGGAGCGTTACGGCCCCTGGCGCAGCTCATGGTGCGCCAGATGCTCTTTCTGGACCCACCCGCGCATGGCCGCGTGCGTGGGCTAGCCTCCAAAGCCTTCACGCCCCGGCGCGTCGAAATCTTGCGTGGGCACATTCAGGACATCACCAACCGCCTGCTGGACGACATCCAGACCACCGGACACATGGATGTTATCGCCGATCTCGGCTACCCCCTGCCAGCCATCGTCACCGCCGAACTGCTCGGCGTGCCAACTTCCGACTGGCGACAGTTGACCGCCTGGTCCGGCGACTTCGCCCAGGTGCTGGGCAACTTCCAGCACAATCCTGACCGCGTTCCCCAGGTGCTGCGCACCGTTGATGAAATGACCGCCTATTTCCAGGCCGCTGTCCAGGAACACCGCGCACACCCGCGCGACGGCCTCATCAGTGCGCTCATCGAAGCTGAAGTGGACGGTGATCGGCTCACCGACGACGAGATCGTCGCCAACACCATCGTCACTATGGTCGGCGGCCAGGAAACTACCACCAACCTCATTGGCAATGGCATCCTGACTCTGCTGCGCCATCCCGACCAGCTAGAGCGCCTCAAGGCCGACTTCTCCCTCATCCCTTCAGCCGTCGAAGAACTGCTGCGCTACGAAAGCCCTAGCCAGCAAACCGCTCGCCTGGCCCCGGATGACGTGGAACTGGGCGGTAAGCTCATCCGCAAACGCCAGGCAGTGATTGCCGTCATGGCCGCAGGCAACCGCGACCCGGAGCGCTTCCCTGACCCTGACCGCCTCGATCTGGGCCGACAAGATAACCGCCATCTGGCCTTTGCCTGGGCCAGCCACTTCTGCTTCGGCGCACCCCTGGCGCGCATTGAAGGGCAGGTGGCCTTCGAGACCGTGCTGCGCCGCATGCCCAATCTTAGCCTGGACCCACCGCCGCTCAAGTGGCGCGACAATCTCGGCCTGCGCGGCCTGACCGCCCTCCCTGTCAGCTTCTAG
- a CDS encoding nitrilase-related carbon-nitrogen hydrolase → MNTMNIALVQMRCEKGAIDANLVAIQTYLQEAARRNVEIICFPEMSITGYIDPTRQPEAIVRLDGPEVARFVAMTRETQITALAGLVEANPNGKPFITQVVARDGSILSYYRKKTIITDEVHWFSPGPTVAVFPHPKATCGLSICADIDNPAVFAENVQQGARLIFEAAAPGLYGEQATRNWQAGYDWWRGGCHTKLGQYARDHHISIAVATQAGRTIDEDFPGGGYVFGPDGSCLYETADWSEGVLYATLTLEDAHA, encoded by the coding sequence ATGAACACCATGAACATTGCCCTTGTCCAGATGCGCTGCGAAAAAGGCGCGATTGACGCCAACCTGGTCGCCATCCAGACCTACCTGCAAGAAGCCGCCCGCCGCAATGTAGAGATCATCTGCTTCCCCGAAATGAGCATCACTGGCTATATAGACCCCACGCGCCAGCCCGAAGCCATTGTGCGCCTGGACGGCCCTGAAGTCGCCCGCTTTGTCGCCATGACCCGCGAGACGCAGATCACGGCGCTGGCGGGGCTGGTCGAAGCCAACCCCAACGGCAAACCCTTCATCACTCAGGTCGTCGCCCGCGACGGCAGCATCCTGAGTTACTATAGGAAAAAGACCATCATCACCGACGAAGTACACTGGTTCTCTCCTGGCCCAACCGTCGCCGTCTTTCCCCATCCGAAAGCGACCTGCGGCCTTTCCATCTGCGCCGACATCGATAACCCGGCGGTCTTCGCCGAAAACGTCCAGCAAGGCGCGCGCCTCATCTTTGAGGCTGCCGCCCCTGGACTCTATGGCGAACAAGCCACACGCAACTGGCAGGCAGGCTACGACTGGTGGCGCGGTGGGTGCCACACCAAACTCGGCCAGTACGCCCGCGACCACCACATCTCTATTGCCGTCGCCACCCAGGCGGGCAGAACTATTGACGAAGATTTCCCAGGTGGTGGCTACGTCTTCGGCCCCGACGGCTCATGCCTCTACGAAACCGCCGACTGGTCGGAAGGCG
- a CDS encoding FAD-dependent oxidoreductase, producing the protein MSEDTLARGTARDIIVIGCGVSGLTTGVLLLEAGHRVSIWAKTLPPYTTSNAAAAIWHPFRVNPPGKVARWGAEAFRRFEGLLAVPESGVIQAPVLELCQERKEDPAWRDVVVGFRHATAAELRPGREDGYVFEALVIDMNRYLEYLRREFLAKGGQIAQRTVTKLEEVFAQSQVVVNCAGLGARELVGDRDLHPSRGKVVRIRQRDFHQALLDDEDRSSMAYVIPRIDDIVLGGTDEEDVSGESYQGQEYQESATLDPEAEAIMRRCARLSPTIARATSADVLKVVTGWRPLRSEVRVEGERAAPDRILLHNYGHGGAGVTLSWGCARDVVEQLEKMM; encoded by the coding sequence ATGAGTGAAGATACCCTGGCGCGCGGGACGGCGCGAGACATTATTGTAATTGGCTGTGGGGTTTCGGGGCTGACGACGGGGGTGCTGCTGCTTGAGGCGGGGCATCGGGTGAGCATCTGGGCGAAGACACTGCCGCCGTATACGACCTCGAATGCAGCGGCGGCGATCTGGCATCCGTTCAGGGTGAATCCGCCGGGGAAGGTCGCAAGGTGGGGGGCGGAGGCGTTTCGGCGGTTTGAGGGTCTGCTGGCTGTGCCGGAGAGCGGGGTTATCCAGGCGCCAGTGCTGGAGCTGTGCCAGGAGCGCAAGGAAGACCCAGCCTGGCGGGATGTAGTGGTTGGATTTCGGCACGCGACGGCGGCGGAACTGCGGCCAGGGCGCGAGGATGGTTATGTGTTCGAGGCGCTGGTGATTGATATGAATCGCTATTTGGAGTATCTGCGCCGAGAGTTTCTGGCGAAGGGTGGGCAGATTGCGCAGCGAACGGTGACGAAGTTGGAGGAGGTGTTTGCGCAGAGCCAGGTAGTGGTGAACTGCGCGGGATTGGGCGCGCGGGAACTGGTGGGAGATCGAGACCTGCATCCCTCACGGGGGAAGGTGGTACGTATCAGGCAGCGCGATTTTCATCAGGCGCTGCTGGATGACGAAGACCGCAGCAGTATGGCGTATGTTATTCCGCGCATTGATGATATTGTGCTAGGTGGGACGGATGAGGAGGATGTGTCGGGGGAGAGCTATCAGGGCCAGGAGTATCAGGAGAGCGCGACGCTTGATCCCGAAGCTGAGGCGATTATGCGACGCTGCGCGCGGCTTTCGCCGACTATCGCCAGGGCAACGTCGGCTGATGTGCTGAAGGTGGTGACTGGCTGGCGTCCTCTGCGCTCGGAGGTGCGAGTGGAAGGCGAGCGCGCTGCGCCGGATCGTATTTTGCTGCATAACTACGGGCATGGCGGGGCCGGTGTGACGCTTTCGTGGGGGTGTGCCAGAGATGTGGTCGAGCAGCTTGAAAAGATGATGTAG
- a CDS encoding DNA methyltransferase, translating to MKSWFSIDGALEPIEYDGPSFFRFPLELAELVISRYSMPGDWVFDPFCGFGTTLVAAQRLGRQAIGVEKDAGRASFAARRIEPPSRVINENIKRLRSHNLPPFNLLFTSPPYGSFRNPEWATDAHYFADLRAIFSKIALGMQPNAKLIIEISNLRVNGRMRPLAWDAARILSELFLFEGEMVRCNTGPQEAGPGYHHSYLLIFTNKG from the coding sequence ATGAAATCCTGGTTCAGCATTGATGGCGCGCTTGAACCAATTGAGTATGATGGCCCCAGCTTTTTCCGCTTCCCTCTTGAACTCGCTGAACTGGTCATCAGTCGCTATTCCATGCCGGGGGATTGGGTATTCGACCCATTTTGCGGCTTTGGCACAACGCTGGTCGCAGCGCAGCGCCTGGGTCGTCAGGCTATCGGAGTCGAAAAAGACGCCGGGCGCGCCAGCTTCGCCGCCCGACGCATCGAGCCACCTAGCCGTGTCATCAATGAGAATATCAAGCGCCTCAGAAGCCACAATCTGCCACCATTCAATCTGCTGTTCACCAGCCCGCCCTATGGCAGCTTCCGAAACCCGGAGTGGGCGACAGACGCCCATTACTTTGCCGACCTCCGGGCCATTTTTAGCAAGATCGCGCTGGGCATGCAGCCGAACGCAAAGCTGATCATTGAAATATCAAATCTGCGCGTGAATGGCCGGATGCGCCCCCTCGCCTGGGACGCCGCCAGAATATTAAGCGAACTCTTCTTGTTCGAGGGCGAGATGGTGCGCTGCAACACAGGCCCACAGGAGGCTGGCCCAGGCTACCATCATAGTTACCTGTTGATATTCACCAATAAGGGATAG
- a CDS encoding non-ribosomal peptide synthetase, which produces MSVEIGQATASLTEPEREQLSAWNTTDQPFPQDTCVPQLVAAQAAANPEAVAVVSGAQTLTYRALNQRANQLAHLLQKRGVGPNTLVAACLERSIDLVVAWLGILKAGGAYVATDPTYPADRLAFLLEDARPPVLLTQQHLLPRLAVPAAQLLCLDADADLLDQQPDTEPACAITADDLVYVIYTSGSTGQPKGVQISHASLLNLIFWHQRAFDVTAASRATQVASPAFDATGWELWPYLTAGASIHLPDTETRVAPAALRDWLLAHNITHTFLPTPLAEQMLALAWPAQTSLRYMLTGGDRLQHYPPSSLPFAFINNYGPTEYTVVTTSGQVPPAGYPNQPPSLGRPIANTQLYLLDEQLQPVPIGEAGELYIGGAGLARGYLNRPELTAERFISHPFSAEPGARLYKTGDLARYLPDGQLAFLGRSDDQIKLRGYRIEPGEIVAALNQHPAIQANIVVAREDPPDEKRLVAYIVIDPEAAITPGILQEHLLASLPDYMVPAVFVRLDALPVTANGKVDRAALPAPDHTNTLREEISEEPDTPVEALIAEMVSNLLHIDKVGMDENFFMLGGHSMLGIQLVTLIGETFGVELALRTLFEAPTVRMLSTEIQQQLVTKLEAMSEDEAQHLLAQGQNHQ; this is translated from the coding sequence ATGAGCGTTGAAATAGGGCAGGCAACAGCGTCACTCACCGAGCCAGAGCGCGAGCAGTTAAGCGCCTGGAACACTACAGACCAGCCTTTCCCACAGGATACCTGTGTCCCACAATTAGTCGCTGCCCAGGCGGCTGCCAATCCAGAAGCCGTAGCGGTGGTGAGCGGCGCGCAAACCCTCACTTATCGCGCGCTGAACCAGCGAGCCAACCAGCTTGCACACCTCCTCCAAAAACGCGGCGTCGGCCCCAATACGCTCGTCGCCGCCTGCCTGGAACGCTCTATTGATCTCGTTGTCGCCTGGCTGGGTATCCTCAAAGCTGGCGGCGCTTACGTCGCTACAGACCCCACCTATCCCGCTGATCGTCTGGCCTTCCTCCTCGAAGACGCCCGGCCTCCCGTCTTGCTGACTCAACAACATCTCCTGCCGCGCCTGGCCGTCCCGGCTGCTCAGCTCCTCTGCCTGGATGCTGACGCCGACCTGCTGGACCAGCAGCCCGATACCGAGCCTGCCTGCGCCATCACCGCCGACGATCTCGTGTATGTCATCTACACCTCTGGCTCAACCGGCCAGCCCAAAGGCGTACAGATTTCCCACGCGAGCCTGCTCAACCTCATCTTCTGGCATCAGCGCGCCTTCGATGTCACTGCCGCCAGCCGGGCCACTCAGGTTGCCAGCCCCGCCTTCGACGCCACTGGCTGGGAACTCTGGCCCTACCTCACTGCCGGGGCCAGCATCCATCTGCCCGATACCGAAACACGAGTCGCGCCCGCCGCCCTCCGCGACTGGCTGCTCGCGCACAACATCACCCATACCTTCCTGCCTACCCCGCTTGCCGAGCAGATGTTGGCCCTGGCCTGGCCTGCCCAAACCTCTCTGCGCTACATGCTCACCGGCGGCGACAGGCTGCAACATTATCCGCCTTCCAGCTTGCCCTTCGCCTTTATCAACAACTACGGCCCAACCGAATACACCGTCGTCACCACCTCCGGGCAGGTGCCTCCAGCAGGCTATCCGAACCAGCCGCCCTCGCTTGGACGACCTATTGCCAATACCCAGCTTTACCTGCTTGATGAACAATTGCAGCCTGTACCCATCGGCGAAGCAGGGGAACTCTACATCGGCGGCGCTGGCCTGGCGCGCGGCTACCTCAACCGCCCCGAACTCACCGCCGAACGCTTCATCTCCCACCCATTCAGCGCAGAACCCGGCGCTCGCCTCTACAAAACCGGCGACCTTGCCCGCTATCTCCCTGATGGGCAACTCGCCTTCCTGGGCCGCTCCGACGACCAGATCAAACTGCGCGGCTATCGCATCGAGCCGGGTGAGATCGTCGCTGCCCTGAACCAGCATCCTGCCATCCAGGCCAACATCGTCGTCGCCCGCGAAGACCCGCCCGACGAGAAGCGCCTTGTAGCCTACATCGTCATAGACCCTGAAGCAGCCATCACCCCGGGCATCCTTCAAGAACACCTGCTGGCGAGCCTGCCCGACTATATGGTCCCAGCCGTCTTCGTGCGCCTGGACGCGCTGCCCGTCACCGCCAACGGCAAAGTGGACCGGGCTGCCCTGCCTGCCCCTGACCACACCAACACCCTGCGAGAAGAAATCAGCGAAGAACCCGACACGCCGGTAGAGGCGCTGATAGCGGAGATGGTATCCAACTTACTGCACATTGATAAGGTAGGCATGGATGAAAACTTCTTCATGCTTGGCGGGCATTCGATGCTGGGCATCCAGCTTGTGACCCTTATCGGCGAAACCTTCGGCGTGGAACTGGCGCTGCGCACTCTCTTCGAAGCGCCCACCGTCCGCATGCTATCCACCGAAATCCAGCAGCAGCTTGTCACCAAACTCGAAGCGATGAGCGAAGATGAAGCGCAGCATTTGCTGGCGCAAGGACAGAACCACCAGTAA
- a CDS encoding ABC-F family ATP-binding cassette domain-containing protein, with protein sequence MTLVVHHLSKTFGINLTLDDLSFSVGAGDRVGVVGMNGVGKSTLLNILAGQETQDAGTVALDAGAEMAYLPQATPIFFGRTIDDLILESVGNLRQLEARMGELEREMAGADEDRAAALLEEYALVSTRFQDRGGYDLEYRIDAILAGLGIAHLPRTREVETLSGGEKARVGMATLLLRSPDLLLLDEPTNHLDAGALEWLEGYLAGFGGALLAVSHDRQFLNRVVNRIFEIDEHTRRLKKYEGDYDAYAGAKVTERAKWEEDYERQQEEIKALRLRMRETGRQVAHNRAPKDGDKYIYNFKGGGVQKAISRNVRAAEEQLKRIEADPILKPPRPLRFYPRFDARRLRSDSVITVEHVNKGYDGRVILRDVSFRVASDARIMLVGPNGVGKTTLLRLLLGLDTPDAGSVRVTGSAQLGYLPQEPLLDTGQTILGAYRQVVAGYDEQLIAGLLERGLFRLEDMPKLVGQLSVGQRRKLEIARLMAMQPNALLLDEPTNYVSLDVLEAFEAAVLAFPGPVIVVTHDRWFMQRFGGERWELVDGRLIGEHMGLMVDG encoded by the coding sequence ATGACATTGGTGGTTCACCATCTCTCCAAGACATTTGGTATCAATCTGACGCTGGACGATCTGTCGTTTAGCGTTGGCGCGGGGGATCGGGTCGGGGTGGTTGGGATGAATGGGGTGGGTAAGTCAACGCTGCTGAATATTCTGGCGGGGCAGGAGACACAGGATGCGGGGACGGTTGCGCTGGACGCCGGGGCGGAGATGGCTTATCTGCCGCAGGCGACGCCGATCTTCTTTGGCCGGACGATTGACGATTTGATTCTGGAGTCTGTTGGGAACTTGCGCCAGCTTGAGGCGCGCATGGGCGAGCTTGAGCGGGAGATGGCAGGCGCTGACGAGGACCGGGCTGCCGCGCTTTTAGAGGAATACGCGCTGGTTTCGACGAGGTTTCAGGATCGCGGCGGATATGATCTGGAATATCGGATTGATGCGATTCTGGCAGGGCTGGGGATTGCCCATCTGCCGCGCACGCGGGAGGTGGAGACGCTTTCGGGCGGGGAGAAGGCGCGAGTTGGGATGGCGACATTGCTGCTGCGTTCGCCTGATCTTTTGCTGCTGGATGAGCCGACAAATCATCTGGATGCGGGGGCGCTGGAGTGGCTGGAGGGTTATCTGGCGGGGTTTGGAGGGGCGCTGCTGGCGGTGTCGCATGATCGGCAGTTTCTGAATCGGGTGGTGAATCGCATTTTCGAGATTGATGAGCATACGCGGCGCCTCAAGAAGTATGAGGGTGATTATGACGCCTACGCGGGCGCGAAGGTGACTGAGCGGGCGAAATGGGAGGAGGATTATGAGCGCCAGCAGGAAGAGATCAAGGCGCTGCGATTGCGTATGCGCGAGACGGGGCGGCAAGTGGCGCATAATCGCGCGCCAAAAGACGGGGATAAGTATATCTATAACTTCAAAGGAGGAGGTGTCCAGAAGGCTATTTCGCGGAATGTGCGGGCGGCGGAAGAGCAGTTGAAGCGCATCGAGGCGGACCCGATTCTTAAGCCGCCCAGGCCGCTGCGCTTTTATCCGCGATTCGATGCGAGACGGCTGCGCTCTGACAGCGTGATCACGGTGGAGCATGTGAACAAAGGCTATGATGGCCGGGTGATTCTGCGCGATGTGAGCTTTCGGGTGGCGTCGGATGCGCGGATTATGCTGGTTGGCCCAAACGGGGTGGGCAAGACGACACTGCTGCGGCTGCTGCTGGGGCTGGACACGCCAGACGCGGGGAGTGTGCGCGTGACGGGTAGCGCGCAGCTGGGCTATCTGCCACAGGAGCCGCTGCTGGACACGGGCCAGACGATTCTAGGGGCGTATCGGCAGGTGGTCGCTGGCTACGATGAGCAATTGATTGCGGGGCTGCTGGAACGAGGGCTGTTCCGGCTGGAGGATATGCCGAAGCTGGTGGGGCAGTTGAGCGTGGGGCAGCGGCGCAAGCTGGAGATTGCGCGGCTGATGGCGATGCAGCCGAATGCGCTGCTGCTGGATGAGCCGACGAATTATGTCAGCCTGGATGTGTTGGAGGCGTTCGAGGCGGCGGTGCTGGCGTTTCCTGGGCCGGTGATCGTGGTGACGCATGATCGCTGGTTTATGCAGCGCTTTGGGGGCGAACGCTGGGAACTGGTGGATGGGCGGCTGATTGGAGAACATATGGGGTTGATGGTTGATGGCTAA